Proteins encoded by one window of Brachyspira aalborgi:
- a CDS encoding DUF3226 domain-containing protein: MHILVEGHTDKDFLELYCKYLNIDVRIDIVDGKNNLINKPNLIRNDEKHLIIFDADDYYNDSKTNIENQINQMNIPKENYDIFLLPNNKDSGNLETLIEKIALYKEVLNCFEGYEECISKLGINGIKLPHKKSKVFAYMESFGFKNPEEAENFDLSPYVDFENKYLEDLKNFLLYNNE, encoded by the coding sequence ATGCATATTTTAGTAGAAGGACATACTGATAAAGATTTTCTTGAATTATATTGTAAATATTTAAATATAGATGTCCGTATAGATATTGTTGATGGAAAAAATAATTTAATTAATAAACCAAATTTAATAAGAAATGACGAAAAGCATTTAATTATTTTTGACGCGGACGATTACTATAACGATTCCAAAACTAATATAGAAAATCAAATTAATCAAATGAATATTCCAAAAGAAAATTATGATATATTTTTACTTCCAAACAATAAAGATAGTGGAAATCTTGAAACTTTAATAGAAAAAATCGCTCTTTATAAAGAAGTATTAAACTGTTTTGAAGGTTATGAAGAATGCATTTCAAAATTAGGAATTAATGGTATAAAACTTCCGCATAAAAAATCAAAAGTTTTTGCTTATATGGAAAGTTTTGGATTTAAGAATCCTGAAGAAGCCGAAAATTTTGATTTAAGTCCTTATGTAGACTTTGAAAATAAATATTTAGAAGATTTAAAAAATTTTTTGTTATACAATAATGAATAA
- a CDS encoding glycosyltransferase family 2 protein encodes MPLISIIVPVYNTEKYLRRCLDSLVNQTFNDIEIIIVNDCSQGNCKEIIEEYQKKDNRIKYIEHSENKGTLIARKTGSIEAEGDYITYVDSDDELDINTCKELHKIVYKRDYDVIPFSIKVYSEYDVEDLELWLLSERNIIKYPFIELLDIRFYHNVAGNFFKKDVVKKSIPYIPNIKLSSSEDLLQYAITLYFCKSYKTLNKKLYIYNYDVGASPKIENLEINKYKFLCETVKISLDEIYNFLCKLNIEKIYGYSFSKLCYHHYNYLNQVKDKDYKNILSDTFSKDFIEGYEAFKEISDYNGIEYKSLENLNEKLIPYFFSIIIFKKYTNIRIFGIKISLKNKRYYNKPIVISFNNLLKNIFSIKIDDKYFVLKILFIRIAFKKKI; translated from the coding sequence ATGCCGTTAATATCGATTATAGTTCCCGTTTATAATACGGAAAAATATTTAAGAAGATGTTTAGATAGTTTAGTCAATCAAACTTTTAACGATATAGAAATTATAATTGTTAATGATTGCTCTCAAGGAAATTGTAAAGAAATAATTGAAGAATATCAGAAAAAAGATAACAGAATAAAATATATTGAACATAGCGAAAATAAAGGGACTTTAATAGCAAGGAAAACGGGAAGTATTGAAGCTGAAGGAGATTATATTACCTATGTTGACAGCGATGACGAACTTGATATTAATACTTGCAAAGAATTGCATAAAATAGTTTATAAAAGAGATTACGATGTTATTCCTTTTTCTATAAAAGTATATTCAGAATACGATGTAGAAGATTTAGAATTATGGTTATTATCTGAAAGAAATATAATTAAATATCCTTTCATTGAACTTTTAGACATAAGATTTTATCATAATGTCGCTGGTAATTTTTTTAAAAAAGATGTTGTAAAAAAATCAATCCCATATATACCGAATATTAAATTAAGCAGTTCGGAAGATTTGCTTCAATATGCAATAACTCTTTATTTTTGCAAGTCGTATAAAACTTTAAATAAAAAATTGTATATTTATAATTATGATGTCGGAGCAAGTCCAAAAATTGAGAATTTAGAAATTAATAAATATAAATTTTTATGCGAAACCGTAAAAATATCTTTAGACGAAATTTATAATTTTTTATGCAAATTAAATATAGAAAAGATATACGGATATAGTTTTTCAAAATTATGTTATCATCATTATAATTATTTAAATCAAGTAAAAGATAAAGATTATAAAAATATTTTAAGCGATACTTTCTCAAAAGATTTTATTGAAGGATACGAAGCATTTAAAGAAATTAGCGATTATAACGGCATAGAATATAAATCTTTAGAAAATCTTAATGAAAAATTAATTCCTTATTTCTTTTCAATAATTATATTTAAGAAATATACAAATATAAGAATATTTGGAATAAAAATAAGTTTAAAAAATAAAAGATATTATAATAAACCTATTGTTATTAGTTTTAATAATTTATTAAAAAATATTTTTTCAATAAAAATAGACGATAAATATTTCGTATTAAAGATATTATTTATAAGAATTGCTTTTAAAAAGAAAATTTAA